The following is a genomic window from Gavia stellata isolate bGavSte3 chromosome 3, bGavSte3.hap2, whole genome shotgun sequence.
GTGCCGGCGACCAACAGGTTTTAAAACGCAGCCACCCAGAGCACAGCCTTCTTGAGCAGGGCTTGAGGCTCTTGACAGCCgcctcctccctcagccccggctcccccggGGCTCTGTGGTCGCGGCAAGAGCTGCCCCGTACGTCAGGAGAGCCCTGAGAAAGGCTGCAGCCCTGACGCCCTGCACGGCACACCCAGGGGGGTTTGCTTTCCCGGCACCGCCGGAGAAGGTCTGCcgggacaggcagggctgtgccggggAGGCAACCGCTGGCCGCCTCTCCCAGCCGGTGGCACTCGTGCAAACGGCCCCCGGAGCCtcggcagagctgctgcagaggctggATTTTCCCTGTCCGGCTGCCCGGCTCCTGTCCTACTCCACCTGCCCCCTCAGCCTCCGTGGGCAGTGGTGCCCACCCCACCGGAGCCGTGGGCCACGGGGCAGGCGATGGCTGGAGCCGGTGCCAGGTGGGCACGGAGACAGCCTCTGCGGAAGGCTGGTCCTGGCACAAGGCGGTGCTGCCTGCCGGGACACTGAGAGGAGAGCGCTCCCCTAAAGCCACGAGGTCGAGAGCCAAGAGCGGGGGACACCGGGTCAACCGGACTGGCCGGGACATTACGGCTCCCTCTTGCTGGTAGAGACCCGCTGGGGCCTTTGGCGAGCTGGGACAGCCGCCCCGCTTCCCAAGTGCTCACGGGCAGAACTGCGGGTCCCCGCCATCCTCCGGGATGCTTGAGGGGAACCTACGTGCCGTGGCATTGACCTCGgcttccccccagccctgtcccaaCGCGGCTCCCCGGCACACCAGGCCCGCGGCTGGGTGCGCAGAGCCAGCGCAGCCCTCACCCAGGCGGATGGACCAGCCCGGGAAGCCAGCCCTGCCACCAGCCGCCGGCATCGGGGCGCTGGGAGCCCTGGCTGTGGCCAGCCCTGCGCCCAAATTGCTCTCGCCTCTCCGTTTGCTGCCTGGATGCTGCCGGAGGGGAGACGCAGACTCTTTCCAGACTCTTACTTTCCCTGTGCCTCTCATTTCCAGCTCCTAAAATCCGTTTCTCACCCTCGGAGAGTTTCCCCTTCTCCTGTCCCTTTGCCTTTCAGCGAACGCGTGCGAGATTTGGACGCAGCTGCCAGGGACTTTGGGCAGCAAATTTGGACGTGCTAGAGGGAGGCACCGTATTTTCCATGCCTGGGTTTTGGACTCGCCGACGGGGTCTGGCGCGCTCTCCGTCTCCTGTGGATGCAGCTCCCACTGGAGCTGCTTCGGCTCTCCCAGCCATCCCATCTCCCCCTTGGCTCGCACTGACAGCAGCGGAGCCGTAGCCGGTGCCCCGGTGCTCCCTAACCCCCTCCTCACGCGGCCACGGCTGGGGACACCCGGGGGTCCCCCACCGCAGCCCCCTCCAGCCGAAAGCCCCGCGGGGACGGCGCGAGCGGCCACTTACCAGCTTCCTCTGGTTGCTGAGGCAGAAAGTGCAGATCTGTTTGGGCTGGGAGTTCTCGGTGTCGCGCGcgggggggctgctgccgccgTGGTGGTAGAAGGCAGGGGTGGTGTGGCAGGGCTGCCCGTCCCCGCACGCCTCCCCCACCAGCAGCACGTTCCCCAGGTGGGAGATGTAGCTGGAGGCCAGTCTCAAGGTCTCGATCTTGGAGAGCTTTCTGTCGGCCGGCTCGGTGGGGATGAGCGTGCGGAGGGCGGTGAAGGCGGTGTTGACGCTGTTGGTGCGGTCACGCTCCCGCGCGTTGGCCGTGTGACGCTGCCGGGGCTCCCTGTTGATCCGGTTGGGTTTCTTGCCGCTCCTGCGCTTGCTGGCCTTGATGCCGTAGCCGTCGGCGTCCAGGTGGTAGGGCTTCTCGTCGGAGCCGGAGCTCTCGCTGCCGTTCTCCTCGTCCTCGGACAGCATGCTGATCTCGGGGTACAGGTACCGGCTGGGGGCCGAGCGCAGCATGGCAAAGGACATGTTGGGCGGCGAGGGGACACCGGGGAAGCCGCGTGGGGACCGCCGCGCTCTGCCGACCTCCTCCTGCTGCGGGCGGCCTCAGCTCCAGGAGCTCATGCTGCTTCCCCAGCTGGGGTCCGGGGAGCCCCGGCTCGCTCGccctccccgggcagggggttccccctccccagctccccgccGGCTCTCTCTGCGGAGAAGGGGTTAAGGGCTGCtcacaggcagggctgcctgttTCCTCTCCCCACACATGTGCATCTTAAGACGCCGAGTGTGGCAGGAGCGGGGAGTTTTATAGCAGCAGCAGTGGTCAGCCAGGCCCCTCCTCCGGCTCCggcaggcagccctgctccgGCTCTGGAAGTGGGAGCCTCCAGAGCCCAGAGGCTCACGCCTACCTGAGCTCACCCTCCATCCCCGCAGGGGACTTAACCCTTCAGGGCTCGGCCTGGGGTCCTGCctgcggccgggggggctgcggccggCGTGGCGAGGACAGGAGCGCTTGCCGGGGTTCGCCTGCCAGCTGCGAGCCTCGGCCTCGGCCGCCGGCCCGGCACGCGGCGGGCACACGGGGACTCGGGCAGCATCCTCGCCCGGCACCTGCGTGGGCCTGGGTCTGCGGGGAGGTGGGCACCGGCGGTGGGGTCCGTGGGGGCTCCCAGAGGTCCCCGGAGGACCCTACgtgccggggcgggaggggggctcccccggccccgcgcctgCGGGGTTCGTGGGCAGCTCGCACCGGGGaccgggctggggctggggctgcgtcacccccgggccggggctggggagacAGGCTCCTGCTCAGGATTAGTCCCTGCAAAGAGAGCCCCTGCgagctctccctccccttcccgcAGCATGACCAAatccatcctgctgctgctaatggggcagagagggaggaattaaCCCTTGAGGAGCTGCCCGCCGCCACACCTCCGCCCAAGCTCCCGCCTGGTGCGCGCCTGCtgctttaatttgctttaatttccTCCCTAGGTATCCAGAACGGCATTTGTGTCTCTGTCATCCCGAGAGGTGTGTGCGGGTGCAGAGCCTGCTCCTGTCCCCGCAACCTGTCCCCATAACCCGTCCCCATAACCCGTCCCCATAACCCATCCCCGTAACCGCGCTGGCTCTGCTGAGCCCGCCGAAGCCGGCACCGTCTGGCAGGGTCGACTTTGCAACCCGCCCCAAACTAccccctgctccccttcccGCGCCGGCTCGTCGTGCACACACCGGCAGCTCGGGCAGACTGCTCTGGGGACGGAGAGCTTGGGGGGGACGAGCAGGGGTCCCCATGGGCCCCCCGCGGCTGCCGCTTCAGCGGGGCAGTCCTGGCTGTCTGTGCCCGGACCGGGGACCAAAGGACACCA
Proteins encoded in this region:
- the SCX gene encoding basic helix-loop-helix transcription factor scleraxis translates to MSFAMLRSAPSRYLYPEISMLSEDEENGSESSGSDEKPYHLDADGYGIKASKRRSGKKPNRINREPRQRHTANARERDRTNSVNTAFTALRTLIPTEPADRKLSKIETLRLASSYISHLGNVLLVGEACGDGQPCHTTPAFYHHGGSSPPARDTENSQPKQICTFCLSNQRKLSKDRDRKTAIRS